CGCCTGTTCAATGCAGCGTCCTTTTTTGCATCGTGTCGTGCGGGAAGAGCGCGTCGAGGTCGCCGGCGTCGAAGCGGTATTCGCGGTTGCAGATGTCGTCGCGCACCACGATCTCTCCCTGCTCGGCGAGGATCGATTCGATTTCGGCGCGGCCGAGCGAGCGCAGCATCTCGCTCACCTTGTCGCGGTCCTCCGGACAGTCGTAGACGACCGGCTTCGGCTGGAACAGGCGCAGCGATTCCTCCGGAAACAGCCGGCCGAGCAGGGTTTCCATCGGCAGCGCCTGCATTTCCTGCGGCGTCACGGTCGCGGCGAGCTGTTCGACGCGCGCCCAGCCGTCGGGATCCTTCGCATCGGCACCGGGCAGCTTCTGCAGGAAAAGGCCGCAGGCGTACGCTTCGCCGGCCGCGAGCCAGAACCGCGCCGGCTGCTGCTCGGACTGGGCGAGGTAGTGCTCGAAGACCGCCGCGATGCTGTCGCCGGCAACGGGCACCAGGCTCTGCCAGGGCTCGCGTGCCGCCTCGTTCTGCAGGATCAGGGACAGCCGCCCGTCGCCGAACAGCCGCGAGACGGGCGCCCGCGCGACTTCGGCTTCGGCCTTCGCCATGCCGCGCAGATGCAGCTCGGCGGTGCAGTCGATCACCAGCATGCGGACCGGACCGTGGCCCTGCAGCTGGAAAGTGAGCCGGCCGGGCTGCTTCAGGTTGCCGGCGACGAGCACGGCCGTCGCCGTCATCTCGCCGAGCAGGTCGCGAACCGTTTCTGCGTAGCCGCGTCCCGCCTGCAGGCTGCGCCAGGACTCGCCCAGGCGCACGAAGGCGCCGCGGATGTCGAGTTCCTCGAGGAGGAAGCGGGCGACGAAATCCGAGCTCACTTCAGCTTTTTTGCGAATTCGTCGGCGTCGAAGCCGATCAGCAGCGTCCTGCCGGTTTCGACGATCGGCCGCCGGATCATGCTCGGATTCTCCAGCATCAGCGCGAAGGCCTTCTTCTCGGTGAGGTTCGCCTGCTTCTCCGGCGGCAGCTTGCGGAAGCTGGGGCCGCGCGTGTTGATCAGCTTCTCCCAGCCGGCCTGTGCCGCCCATCTTTTCAGCAGGGCGGCATCGGCGCCGAGCTTTTTGTAGTCATGGAAGTCGTAGGCGATGCCGCGGCCGTCGAGCCAGGCGAAGGCCTTCTTCATGGTGTCGCAGTTCCTGATGCCGTAAACGGTTGTCATGTCCCGATTTCCCCTGGTCGCCCATGATACTGCAAGCGCCGCGTCAACCTGCCGGGAAGAGGCGGCGTTAAGGGAACAGACAGAGAGACAACCGCTGTCCGGGGATCAAGGGATGTCCCTTGCCCTCCACACCCAAAGGAAAGGAAACAAAATGCGCAAACTGATTTCTCTCGCCGTGGCCACTGCCTTCGCTGCCGCCACCTCGTTGGCGTTCGCCCAGGCGACTCCGGCAACCCCGGCCACGCCGGCGGCTCCCGCGGCGCCGGCCAAGGGCGGACAGGCTGCGACGCCTGCGACCCCGGCGACGGCCGCCACGCCCGCCACCCCGGCGTCCGCCGACAAGCCGGCCGATGCGACGAAGGGCAAGGCCCAGGCCAAAGGCAAAACCAAGACGAAGACCAAGACCAAGACCAAGGGCAAAGCCAAGGAATAAGACGGTCGAACCGCACCGATGCAACAACGGGCGGAGCGATCCGCCCGTTCTCGTTTCTAGAGCACCAGGTGCCCGCCCGGGCAGGTCTGCCACTGTGCCAGGCGCGCCAGGGTCGGCAGCAGGTTGAGGCCGGTCTGTTGCCTCAGCGCCAGGGTCAGCAGGCTCAGTTCGGACAGCGTCGTGCGGACCGGCTCGCCGGCGGCGGCGAAGACGATGGCATTGCCGTGGTCGCAGGAAGGAAACACCATGGCGCGGTCGTCGAAGGCTTTCCTGACGCGCTCGACGCTGGCCTTGAAGCCGCGGTTGCGGCCGAGGAGATTGACCGACAGCAGGCCGGCGTCGCCCAGGTGCGCCCGGCAGGCACGGTAGAAGGGCAGCGTGTCGAGCCCGCCGGCACGGGCATCGGCGTCGAAACCGTCGACCAGGATCAGGTCGAATGTCTGGTCGCTGGCCGCCAGCCACTCGACGCCGTCGGCGATCTCGATCTTCAGGCGCCTGGGGTCTTCCGGCAGCCTGAAGAACTGGTGCGCCGCCGCCACCACCGCCGGTTCGATCTCCACCACCGTCAGCTTCGCCTTCGGGCGGTGGCGATAGAGGAACTTCGTCAGCGAGGCGGCGCCGAGGCCGATCAGCAGCGCCTTGCGCGGCCAGTCCGGCTCCGGCCGCAGCAGCAGCGCGGCCATCATCTCGCGCGTGTAGTCGAGTTCCAGCGCCCACGGCCGGGCGATGCGCATGGCGCCCTGGATCCAGTCCGAGCCGAAGTGCAGGTAGCGCACCCCGGCTTCTTCGCTGATCTGGATGGGCGTGGCCATCAGGCGTTCATTTCTTCAGCGCCCGCGACAGTGCGTCGGCCATGGCGCCATGCGGCCGCGGCGCGGGCCTGGGCGGACGTGCCGGCGCGGCACGCTCGGCCTTCCGTACGTCGCCGCGCGGCGCGTCGTCCGAGGGCCGCATGGTCAGCGCGATGCGCCGGCGCTTCTCGTCGACTTCCAGGACCTTCACCTTGACGACGTCGCCGGCCTTCACCACCTCGCGCGGGTCCTTGACGAATCTGTTCGACAGCGCCGAGATGTGCACCAGGCCGTCCTGGTGCACGCCGATGTCGACGAAGGCGCCGAAATTGGTGACGTTGGTCACCACGCCTTCGAGCAGCATGCCGGGCTGCAGGTCCTTGAGCGACTCGATGCCTTCGCGGAAGGCGGCGGTGCGGAATTCCGGGCGCGGGTCGCGGCCGGGTTTCTCCAGTTCGCGCAGGATGTCGCGGACCGTCGGCAGGCCGAAGCGGTCGTCAGTGTATTTCTCCGGCTGCAGGCCCTTGAGGAAGCGGCCGTCGCCGACGATTTCCTTCACGCCCTTCTTCGCGTCGGCAAGGATGCGCTCGACCACCGGATAGGTCTCGGGATGCACCGCCGAGGCATCGAGCGGGTTGTCGCCGTTCATGATGCGCAGGAAGCCGGCGGCCTGCTCGAAGGTCTTCTCGCCGAGGCGCGGCACTGCCTTCAGCGTCTCGCGGCTGCGGAAGGCGCCGTGGGCGTCGCGGTGGGCGACGATGTTCGCGGCCAGCGTTGCGTTGAGGCCGGAGATGCGCGCGAGCAGCGGCGCCGAGGCGGTGTTCACGTCGACGCCGACGCTGTTCACGCAGTCCTCCACCACGGCATCCAGCTGGCGCGCCAGCTTGGTCTGGTTGACGTCGTGCTGGTACTGGCCGACGCCGATGGATTTCGGGTCGATCTTCACCAGCTCGGCGAGCGGGTCCTGCAGGCGGCGGGCGATGGAGACGGCGCCGCGCAGGGAGACGTCGAGCTCGGGGAATTCCTTTGCCGCCAGTTCCGAGGCGGAATACACCGAGGCACCGGCCTCGGAGACGACGGCCTTGGTGAGCTTCAGCTCGGGGTGGCGCTGCATCAGGTCGGCGGCCAGCTTGTCGGTCTCGCGCGAGGCGGTGCCGTTGCCGATGCTGACCAGCTCGGCGCCGTGCTTGCGCGCGAGTTGCGCCAGCGTATGCAGCGAACCGTCCCAGTCGTTGCGCGGCGCGTGCGGATAGATCGTCGCGGTGTCGAGCAGCTTGCCGGTGCGGTCGACCACCGCCACCTTGACGCCGGTGCGCAGGCCCGGATCGAGGCCGATCACCGTGCGCGGGCCGGCCGGGGCGGCGAGCAGCAGGTCGTGCAGGTTGCGGGCGAAGACGCGGATCGCCTCCTCCTCGGCGCGCTCGCGCAGCGCGCCCATGAACTCCAGCTCGAAATGCAGCGACAGCTTGACCATCCAGGTCCAGCGCACCGTCTCCAGCAGCCACTTGTCGCCGGGGCGCCCCTCGTCGCGCAGGCCGAAGCGCGCGGCGATCATGCGCTCGCAGGCGTTCGGGCCGGGGACTCGGTGTTCCGCCAGTTCCTCGTCGAGCTTGAGCGACAGGCGCAGGAAGCCCTCGTTGCGGCCGCGGAACAGGGCCAGCGCGCGGTGCGAGGGAATGGCGCCGACCGGCTCGCTGAAGGCGAACCAGTCGCGGAACTTGGCGCCTTCCTCCTGCTTGCCGTCGATGACGGCCGAGACCAGCACGCCGTGGGCGGCGACGTGCTCGCGCAGGGCGGCGAGCAGGCCGGCGTCCTCGGCAAACCGTTCCATGAGGACGTGCCGCGCGCCCTCGAGGGCGGCCTTCACGTCTGCCACCTCCTTCCCGGCGTCGACGTACTTGAGGGCTTCCGCCTCCGGCGCCAGCAGCGGGTCGGCCAGCAGCGCCTCGGCGAGCGGGCCGAGGCCGGCTTCCAGCGCGATCTGCGCCTTGGTGCGGCGCTTCGGCTTGTAGGGCAGGTAGAGATCTTCCAGGCGCTGCTTGGTGTCGGCGTGCTCGATGTCGTGCTGCAGCTCTGGCGTGAGCTTGCCCTGCTCGGCGACGGAGGCGAGGACGGCGGTGCGGCGCTCCTCCAGCTCGCGCAGGTAAATCAGGCGCTCGGCCAGGGTGCGCAACTGCGTGTCGTCGAGGCCGCCGGTGGCCTCCTTGCGATAGCGGGCGATGAAGGGGACGGTGGCGCCCTCGTCGAGCAGGGCGATGGCAGCGGCCACCTGCTGCGTGCGGGCGCCGAGCTCTTCGGCGATGCGGTGTTCGATGGCGGGAAGCATTTCGGAAACTGAAAACTGCGAGCCGCGCACTATGCAGAAATGCGCGGCGAAAGGCAAGCCGCCGTGCCGGGGAGACTGACTTTTCTAGCGATTGATGGCGCGCGACAGCGCGCCGCGGTATTCGCGCACCAGATCGCTGTCGGACCCGAGAAGGTTGAAGATTTGCAGCATGGTCTTGCGGCCGACGTCATCGCCGAAGCTGCGGTCGCGCCGCACGATCTCCAGAAGTTCCTCCAGCGCGCCGCGGAAGTCCTGCTTCGCCGCCAGCATCCTGGCCAGTTCCAGCCGCGCCGCCAGATCGCCGGCGTCGGCGGCGATGCGCGCGCGCAGGGCCTCCTCGTCGGCGCCGCCCGCCGCATTCCCTGCCAGCGCCAGGCGCGCGGCGAGGCTGTCGATGCGGGCGCGGTCCTTGCCGGCGTCCATGATCTCGTCGAGCAGGCGCTGCGCCTCGGCGTGGTCGCCGGCGTCGATCAGGATGCCGATCAGGTCGAGGCGCGCCTGCTCGTGCTTGGGGTCGAGGCGGATGGCCTCGAGCAGCAGCTTGCGCGTGGCGTCGGTTTCGCCGCGCGCGTGGGCCGCCAGCGCCTGCTGGCGCAGCGGCTCGGCGGGCGAGGGCAGCAGGGCGTCGATGAACTCGCGCACCGCCGACTCGGGCAGGGCGCCGGTGAACTCGTTGACGATCTGGCCATTCACCACGGCCTTCACGTTGGGGATGCCGCGCACGCCGAACTGCGCGGCGAGCGCCTGATTCTCGTCGGAATTCACCTTGGCCAGGCGGAAGCGGCCCTGGTATTCGGCGGCGAGCTTCTCCAGGATCGGGCCGAGGCTGCGGCAGGGGCCGCACCAGGGTGCCCAGAAATCCACGAGGACGGGCGTGCGGCGGGAAGCCTCGATGACTTCCTGCATGAAGTTGCTTTCGGTGACGTCGATGGCGTGGGATGTCATGGCGGTCGTATTTCCTTGGCTGTCCTTGGATTCTGGGGGCGATGGAGGGCAAATTCAAGGTGTCGGCTCGGGTATAATCGCGCTTTACCGGCTTCATTTCCGACATGTCCGAAGTCCTCAAGCTGCGCGGCGCCGCCGCCTTCTCCGCCACCCGCCTTGCCCGCCTCACCCGCAACGTCCAGGCCGTCCTGCCCAAGCTGAAGGCCCTCGCCGCCGAGCACTGGTATTTCGTCGAACTGAATGCGCCGCTGGCGGCGGCCGACCTG
The window above is part of the Denitratisoma sp. genome. Proteins encoded here:
- a CDS encoding fused MFS/spermidine synthase, which codes for MATPIQISEEAGVRYLHFGSDWIQGAMRIARPWALELDYTREMMAALLLRPEPDWPRKALLIGLGAASLTKFLYRHRPKAKLTVVEIEPAVVAAAHQFFRLPEDPRRLKIEIADGVEWLAASDQTFDLILVDGFDADARAGGLDTLPFYRACRAHLGDAGLLSVNLLGRNRGFKASVERVRKAFDDRAMVFPSCDHGNAIVFAAAGEPVRTTLSELSLLTLALRQQTGLNLLPTLARLAQWQTCPGGHLVL
- a CDS encoding Tex family protein is translated as MLPAIEHRIAEELGARTQQVAAAIALLDEGATVPFIARYRKEATGGLDDTQLRTLAERLIYLRELEERRTAVLASVAEQGKLTPELQHDIEHADTKQRLEDLYLPYKPKRRTKAQIALEAGLGPLAEALLADPLLAPEAEALKYVDAGKEVADVKAALEGARHVLMERFAEDAGLLAALREHVAAHGVLVSAVIDGKQEEGAKFRDWFAFSEPVGAIPSHRALALFRGRNEGFLRLSLKLDEELAEHRVPGPNACERMIAARFGLRDEGRPGDKWLLETVRWTWMVKLSLHFELEFMGALRERAEEEAIRVFARNLHDLLLAAPAGPRTVIGLDPGLRTGVKVAVVDRTGKLLDTATIYPHAPRNDWDGSLHTLAQLARKHGAELVSIGNGTASRETDKLAADLMQRHPELKLTKAVVSEAGASVYSASELAAKEFPELDVSLRGAVSIARRLQDPLAELVKIDPKSIGVGQYQHDVNQTKLARQLDAVVEDCVNSVGVDVNTASAPLLARISGLNATLAANIVAHRDAHGAFRSRETLKAVPRLGEKTFEQAAGFLRIMNGDNPLDASAVHPETYPVVERILADAKKGVKEIVGDGRFLKGLQPEKYTDDRFGLPTVRDILRELEKPGRDPRPEFRTAAFREGIESLKDLQPGMLLEGVVTNVTNFGAFVDIGVHQDGLVHISALSNRFVKDPREVVKAGDVVKVKVLEVDEKRRRIALTMRPSDDAPRGDVRKAERAAPARPPRPAPRPHGAMADALSRALKK
- a CDS encoding arsenate reductase encodes the protein MTTVYGIRNCDTMKKAFAWLDGRGIAYDFHDYKKLGADAALLKRWAAQAGWEKLINTRGPSFRKLPPEKQANLTEKKAFALMLENPSMIRRPIVETGRTLLIGFDADEFAKKLK
- a CDS encoding co-chaperone YbbN → MTSHAIDVTESNFMQEVIEASRRTPVLVDFWAPWCGPCRSLGPILEKLAAEYQGRFRLAKVNSDENQALAAQFGVRGIPNVKAVVNGQIVNEFTGALPESAVREFIDALLPSPAEPLRQQALAAHARGETDATRKLLLEAIRLDPKHEQARLDLIGILIDAGDHAEAQRLLDEIMDAGKDRARIDSLAARLALAGNAAGGADEEALRARIAADAGDLAARLELARMLAAKQDFRGALEELLEIVRRDRSFGDDVGRKTMLQIFNLLGSDSDLVREYRGALSRAINR
- a CDS encoding Hsp33 family molecular chaperone HslO, which encodes MSSDFVARFLLEELDIRGAFVRLGESWRSLQAGRGYAETVRDLLGEMTATAVLVAGNLKQPGRLTFQLQGHGPVRMLVIDCTAELHLRGMAKAEAEVARAPVSRLFGDGRLSLILQNEAAREPWQSLVPVAGDSIAAVFEHYLAQSEQQPARFWLAAGEAYACGLFLQKLPGADAKDPDGWARVEQLAATVTPQEMQALPMETLLGRLFPEESLRLFQPKPVVYDCPEDRDKVSEMLRSLGRAEIESILAEQGEIVVRDDICNREYRFDAGDLDALFPHDTMQKRTLH